One segment of Pseudomonas asgharzadehiana DNA contains the following:
- a CDS encoding transposase yields MERYSKVGMQELDQRLSKIVEAARKKPVSVYRYGAPWVWIVSQDDWQGALKEVSSYIPAGHSLVLLRPRIDEVLEQHREWLVAEPSMLIAPQTVLQILLLQLLYSVPSEQQLHEQLNYNLLFRWFVGLDLNHKVWSIHVLTRDIATLLSNPRAVQLIQKIIGDVFCGALLHMPEFSLNFALLHTWLARHGNTSIASN; encoded by the coding sequence ATGGAACGTTATTCGAAAGTGGGCATGCAGGAGCTCGACCAGCGCCTGTCGAAGATCGTCGAAGCGGCGCGCAAGAAGCCGGTGTCGGTCTATCGCTATGGCGCGCCCTGGGTGTGGATCGTGTCCCAGGACGATTGGCAAGGTGCCTTGAAGGAAGTCTCCAGCTACATCCCCGCCGGCCATTCCCTGGTGTTGCTGCGCCCGCGGATCGACGAGGTGCTCGAACAGCACCGTGAGTGGCTGGTGGCCGAGCCCTCGATGTTGATCGCGCCGCAGACCGTGTTGCAGATATTGCTGCTGCAACTGCTGTACTCGGTGCCCAGCGAGCAGCAACTGCATGAGCAGCTCAATTACAACCTGTTGTTCCGCTGGTTCGTCGGCCTGGACCTGAACCACAAGGTCTGGAGCATTCACGTGCTGACCCGCGACATCGCCACGCTGCTGAGCAACCCGCGTGCGGTGCAACTCATCCAGAAAATCATCGGTGACGTGTTCTGTGGCGCCTTGCTGCACATGCCGGAGTTCTCGTTGAACTTCGCCTTGCTGCACACCTGGCTGGCACGTCACGGCAACACCTCGATCGCCAGCAATTGA
- a CDS encoding ShlB/FhaC/HecB family hemolysin secretion/activation protein, with protein MEHLFKSALALCCLTLGAMALPAQAQEPARRVDVNEYFVRGNTVLDAATIEEAVYPFLGPQKTLDDIEGARDALQKIYQARGYQSVFVELPEQKVDDGIVYLQVSETKVGRVRVVGAKHYSPVEIREQVPGLEEGAVPDFASVQTQLAGLNRSAGRQVTPLVREGQRPGTMDVDLQVEDQNPWHASLGLNNDYSADTKELRSVATLGYDNLWQLGHSISLTYFTAPEDTSNAKVWSGSYSAPLDERWTLQFSGYQSDSNIATIGGSNVLGKGHSYGVSAIYSLPAAGNWANSFSFGIDFKDFDEQMKFGSSSDQVPLKYAPFTLGYNGYRYTEQSQLGLGLNLIVGTRAFFGYGSDAEEFDYKRYKASASFAVLKGDLTYSYTFANDWQSASKAGFQLASGPLVSNEQYSAGGATSVRGYLAAERTGDEGVLLSQELRTPSLAKLLGSYVQEWRFYAFAEGARLRLHDPLPEQEDEYSLASVGLGTRASLSKWLSGSLDWGYPLLDGPNTQKQDSRLHFSVQATF; from the coding sequence GTGGAGCATCTGTTCAAATCAGCGCTGGCGCTGTGCTGCTTGACGCTTGGGGCCATGGCCCTGCCGGCGCAGGCGCAGGAGCCGGCACGCAGGGTCGACGTCAACGAGTACTTCGTGCGCGGCAATACCGTGCTCGATGCGGCAACCATCGAAGAGGCGGTGTACCCGTTCCTGGGGCCGCAAAAGACCCTCGACGATATCGAAGGCGCCCGCGATGCGCTGCAGAAGATCTACCAGGCGCGCGGCTACCAGTCGGTGTTTGTCGAGCTGCCGGAGCAGAAGGTCGATGACGGTATCGTCTACCTGCAGGTCAGTGAAACCAAGGTCGGCCGGGTGCGCGTGGTGGGCGCCAAACATTACTCGCCGGTGGAGATCCGCGAGCAAGTGCCGGGCCTGGAGGAGGGCGCCGTGCCGGACTTCGCCAGCGTGCAAACCCAGTTGGCCGGGCTCAACCGCAGTGCCGGGCGCCAGGTCACGCCGCTGGTGCGCGAAGGCCAGCGCCCCGGCACCATGGACGTGGATTTGCAGGTCGAAGACCAGAACCCCTGGCACGCCAGCCTTGGCCTGAACAACGACTACAGCGCCGACACCAAGGAACTGCGCTCGGTCGCAACCCTGGGCTACGACAACCTGTGGCAACTGGGCCACAGCATTTCCCTGACCTATTTCACCGCGCCCGAGGACACCTCGAACGCCAAGGTCTGGTCCGGCTCCTACAGCGCGCCGCTGGACGAGCGCTGGACCTTGCAGTTCTCCGGTTACCAGTCCGACAGCAACATCGCCACCATCGGCGGCAGCAACGTGTTGGGCAAGGGCCATTCCTATGGGGTGTCGGCGATCTACAGCCTGCCGGCCGCCGGTAACTGGGCCAATTCCTTCTCGTTCGGTATCGACTTCAAAGACTTCGACGAGCAGATGAAATTCGGGTCCAGCAGCGATCAGGTGCCGCTCAAATACGCGCCGTTCACCCTGGGCTACAACGGCTATCGCTACACCGAACAATCCCAATTGGGCCTGGGCCTGAACCTGATCGTCGGCACCCGCGCCTTCTTTGGCTATGGCAGCGACGCCGAAGAGTTCGACTACAAGCGCTACAAGGCCAGCGCCAGTTTCGCCGTGCTCAAGGGCGACCTCACCTACAGCTACACCTTCGCCAACGATTGGCAGTCGGCGTCCAAGGCCGGCTTCCAACTGGCCTCGGGGCCGCTGGTATCCAACGAACAGTACTCGGCCGGTGGCGCCACCTCGGTGCGCGGCTACCTGGCGGCGGAACGCACCGGCGATGAGGGCGTGCTGCTGTCCCAGGAGCTGCGCACGCCGTCCCTGGCCAAGCTTCTCGGCAGCTATGTGCAGGAGTGGCGTTTCTATGCGTTCGCCGAAGGCGCGCGCCTGCGCCTGCACGACCCGCTGCCCGAGCAAGAAGATGAATACAGCCTGGCCAGTGTCGGCCTGGGCACCCGCGCCAGTTTGAGCAAATGGTTATCCGGCAGCCTGGATTGGGGCTACCCGCTGCTCGATGGACCGAACACCCAGAAACAGGACTCGCGGCTGCACTTCAGTGTGCAGGCGACTTTCTGA
- a CDS encoding DUF2341 domain-containing protein: MQRLFLSLLICLGFALPATAHAWWQDDWHYRKQISVDTTAQGAAISQALGRTALLVRLHTGNFSFDGIKDDGADLRFVSADDKTVFNHQIESFDPLMGMALIWVDVPKVEGGQRQDLWMYYGNQKAPATANGQLTFDPNYTALYHFDGANATPPRDTTAYANTALNATGTSIDGVIGRALQFAGEPLLLPASPSLQHAAGGAFTFSAWLRLDQASGEQIVLARRDGAHSLLLGLNQGMPFIEIDGQRAVSTQPLNPGQWQHLAFTAEGEKVALYVNGRETANLGVAMPAFNSQLAVGADLPQASSTHQPFAGAMDELRLSKVARPPALLLADANAQGAESKLVAYGVDEEQSGMGFGSLGFLLNAVPVDAWVIILVLVAMMVQSWFIMLRKNRQVSRVSAANEVFREHFAQIGTRLEMYADDAQLGERLTHSSLWRLYLVAVKEIRTRRAQGADTSSVSAATIEAIRCSMDGVRTRENQALSAKLSTLSNAIAGGPYIGLLGTVLGIMVVFLGTAMAGDVNINAIAPGMAAALLATAMGLFVAIPALFGYNRLITRNKEVSADMRVFVDEFITRLAEMHGESQHSEAAHRREHHASVPA, from the coding sequence ATGCAACGCCTATTTCTGAGCCTGTTGATCTGCCTGGGCTTCGCGCTCCCGGCCACCGCCCATGCCTGGTGGCAGGATGACTGGCACTACCGCAAGCAGATTTCGGTAGACACCACCGCCCAAGGCGCCGCGATCAGCCAGGCCCTGGGCCGCACTGCGCTGCTGGTGCGCCTGCACACCGGCAATTTCAGCTTTGACGGGATCAAGGACGACGGCGCCGACCTGCGTTTTGTCAGCGCCGATGACAAGACCGTGTTCAATCACCAGATCGAGAGCTTCGACCCGCTGATGGGCATGGCGCTGATCTGGGTGGATGTGCCCAAGGTCGAAGGCGGACAGCGCCAGGACCTGTGGATGTATTACGGCAACCAGAAGGCACCGGCCACCGCCAACGGCCAGCTGACCTTCGACCCCAATTACACCGCGCTGTACCACTTTGACGGTGCCAATGCGACGCCGCCACGCGATACCACGGCTTACGCCAACACCGCGCTGAACGCCACCGGCACAAGCATCGACGGCGTAATCGGCCGCGCCTTGCAGTTCGCCGGTGAGCCGCTGCTGTTGCCGGCCAGCCCGTCGCTGCAACACGCCGCCGGCGGCGCGTTCACCTTCAGTGCCTGGCTGCGCCTGGACCAGGCCAGTGGCGAGCAGATCGTTCTGGCGCGTCGCGATGGCGCCCATAGCCTGTTGCTGGGGCTGAACCAAGGCATGCCGTTTATCGAGATCGACGGCCAGCGCGCCGTATCGACCCAACCGCTGAACCCCGGCCAATGGCAGCACCTGGCGTTTACCGCTGAAGGTGAAAAAGTCGCGTTGTATGTCAACGGCCGCGAAACCGCCAACCTTGGCGTGGCAATGCCGGCGTTCAATTCGCAACTGGCCGTGGGCGCCGACCTGCCCCAAGCGAGCAGCACACACCAGCCATTCGCCGGGGCCATGGATGAGTTGCGCTTGTCCAAAGTGGCCCGCCCGCCCGCGTTGTTGCTGGCCGACGCAAATGCTCAGGGCGCCGAGTCGAAACTGGTGGCTTATGGGGTGGATGAGGAACAGTCGGGCATGGGCTTCGGCAGCCTGGGCTTTCTGCTCAACGCCGTGCCGGTGGATGCTTGGGTGATCATCCTGGTGCTGGTGGCAATGATGGTGCAGTCGTGGTTCATCATGCTGCGCAAGAACCGCCAGGTCAGCCGCGTGAGCGCTGCCAACGAGGTGTTCCGCGAGCATTTCGCCCAGATCGGCACGCGCCTGGAGATGTACGCCGATGACGCCCAGTTGGGTGAGCGCCTGACGCATTCCTCGCTGTGGCGCCTGTACCTGGTGGCCGTCAAGGAGATTCGCACCCGCCGCGCCCAGGGCGCCGATACCTCGTCGGTGTCGGCGGCCACCATCGAAGCCATCCGTTGCTCCATGGACGGCGTGCGCACCCGCGAAAACCAGGCGCTCAGCGCCAAACTCTCGACCCTGTCCAACGCCATCGCCGGTGGCCCGTACATCGGCCTGCTCGGCACTGTGCTGGGGATTATGGTGGTGTTCCTCGGCACGGCCATGGCCGGTGACGTGAACATCAACGCCATTGCCCCCGGTATGGCCGCCGCGTTGCTGGCCACGGCCATGGGCCTGTTCGTCGCGATCCCCGCGCTGTTTGGCTACAACCGCCTGATCACGCGCAACAAGGAAGTGAGCGCCGACATGCGCGTGTTTGTCGATGAGTTCATCACTCGCCTGGCGGAGATGCACGGCGAGAGCCAGCACAGTGAAGCGGCGCACCGCCGCGAGCATCACGCGTCGGTTCCGGCCTGA
- a CDS encoding ExbD/TolR family protein produces MASVNASHDDDDDAAVDSINITPLVDVLMVVLVMFILTATAQVSGIQIHLPKASASVSLSEAKTKAISVNDGGQVFLDAYPVTLGELEERLRIEKALNPDFPVIVRGDAMVQYQKVIEVLDLLRRLELSQVGLVTGKPSQG; encoded by the coding sequence ATGGCTAGCGTAAATGCCTCCCACGACGATGACGATGATGCCGCCGTCGACAGCATCAACATCACGCCCCTGGTGGACGTGCTGATGGTGGTGCTGGTGATGTTTATCCTCACCGCCACCGCCCAGGTCTCGGGTATCCAGATCCACTTGCCCAAGGCCAGCGCCTCGGTGTCGTTGTCAGAGGCCAAGACCAAGGCCATCTCCGTCAATGACGGCGGCCAGGTGTTCCTCGACGCTTACCCGGTGACCCTCGGCGAGCTGGAAGAGCGCCTGCGTATCGAGAAAGCGCTGAACCCGGACTTCCCGGTGATCGTGCGCGGCGATGCCATGGTGCAGTACCAGAAGGTCATTGAAGTGCTCGACTTGTTGCGCCGGCTGGAGCTGTCCCAGGTCGGGCTGGTTACCGGCAAACCGAGCCAGGGCTGA
- a CDS encoding energy transducer TonB family protein, protein MTAQIPIRPLPVKNTPPLRPLKWGAGLLLGAVAAWLLWQWANDMSGVRREAPKVPTIIPLPPPPPPPPEKPKEPEPQVEEKIPEPVPTPAPEEVKPAEEAPPSPADDLANPMQIDGDAQSGNDGFNIGAGKGGGMAGSGGGGLGAGTYKQYLAGVFQRLLREDPELRKKAYTVQADLWLNAEGQVIRAELAKSSGDAQTDAQVLAALRAPHATQRVPASVTLPVRLSLKGRRPD, encoded by the coding sequence ATGACCGCACAGATCCCGATCAGGCCGTTACCGGTCAAGAACACGCCGCCGTTGCGCCCGCTGAAGTGGGGCGCCGGCCTGTTGCTGGGGGCCGTGGCGGCCTGGCTGTTGTGGCAGTGGGCCAATGACATGAGTGGCGTACGCCGCGAAGCGCCGAAGGTGCCGACGATTATCCCGTTGCCGCCACCGCCACCGCCGCCGCCGGAAAAACCCAAGGAGCCCGAGCCCCAGGTGGAAGAAAAAATCCCGGAGCCGGTGCCTACCCCAGCGCCGGAAGAGGTCAAGCCGGCCGAGGAAGCGCCGCCGTCACCGGCCGATGACCTGGCCAACCCGATGCAGATCGATGGCGATGCGCAGTCGGGCAACGATGGTTTCAACATTGGCGCGGGCAAGGGCGGCGGCATGGCCGGTTCCGGCGGCGGTGGCCTTGGCGCCGGCACGTACAAGCAATACCTGGCCGGGGTGTTTCAACGCCTGCTGCGTGAAGACCCGGAATTGCGCAAGAAGGCTTACACGGTGCAGGCGGACTTGTGGCTCAACGCTGAAGGCCAGGTGATCCGCGCCGAGTTGGCCAAGTCCAGCGGCGATGCCCAAACCGATGCCCAGGTGTTGGCGGCCTTGCGCGCGCCCCATGCCACGCAACGGGTGCCGGCTTCGGTAACGCTGCCGGTACGCCTGTCCCTCAAGGGCCGGCGCCCGGATTGA
- a CDS encoding putative porin gives MISPVNRLTLAVGMVIATLVGQAAAAPVAPSENVTINLIRLLVQQGVLTQDTANGLIAQAENEARQARQANAAPTVASGPAAAPGDVRVQYVPQAVRDQIRDQVKAEVMATAKQENWAQPNTFPDWISRISFDGDIRLRDESRYFSGRNDNTITDYAKLNDTGPYDVNKNSNTRFPPLLNTREDRENLFRLRARLGMKAVISPEWTAGIRIATGSDNNPVSTTQTLGGGFGKKDIWLDQGYLSWKTTDAMTLTAGRIGNPFYSTDMMYSNDLNFDGVAAIFNHSLNSEWGLFGTLGAFPVEYTSDTASSNGIDKEDSQTKWLFGGQIGADWKINRSNRLKLAAAYYQFQDIEGERSSPCSTWQGAAGCDTDGTRVAFMQKGNTVFNLRNNTTNPTDPAKTPDPQFVGLASKFDVLDLNLVWDSELPSDFKLRTQGNFIHNLAYDKGEMLKRSEGEIVNNINGNGQFESGGNALMVSFTLGSALEMRTRGDWNVLAGYKYIQPDALPDGFNDSSFHLGGTNAKGYFIGANYGIDKNIYASARWLSASEVYGQPFEVDVMQLELNTRF, from the coding sequence ATGATTTCCCCCGTGAATCGACTGACCCTGGCGGTTGGCATGGTCATCGCGACCCTGGTCGGACAGGCGGCGGCAGCCCCGGTCGCCCCCTCGGAAAACGTCACCATCAACCTGATCCGCCTGCTGGTGCAGCAGGGTGTATTGACCCAGGACACCGCCAACGGGCTGATCGCCCAGGCCGAAAATGAGGCCCGGCAGGCACGCCAGGCCAATGCGGCGCCGACGGTTGCCAGCGGCCCCGCCGCAGCCCCTGGCGACGTGCGCGTGCAGTACGTGCCGCAAGCGGTACGCGATCAGATCCGTGACCAGGTGAAGGCTGAAGTCATGGCGACCGCCAAGCAGGAAAACTGGGCCCAGCCCAATACGTTTCCGGACTGGATCTCGCGCATCAGTTTTGATGGCGATATCCGTTTGCGTGACGAGTCGCGCTATTTCTCGGGCCGCAACGACAACACCATCACCGACTACGCCAAGCTCAACGACACCGGCCCGTACGACGTCAACAAAAACTCCAACACCCGGTTCCCGCCCTTGCTCAACACCCGCGAGGACCGCGAAAACCTGTTCCGCCTGCGCGCACGCCTGGGCATGAAAGCGGTGATTTCGCCGGAATGGACCGCCGGCATCCGCATCGCCACCGGCTCGGACAATAACCCGGTGTCCACCACCCAGACCCTGGGCGGCGGCTTCGGCAAAAAAGACATCTGGCTCGACCAGGGTTACTTGAGCTGGAAAACCACCGATGCCATGACCCTGACCGCCGGGCGCATCGGCAACCCGTTTTATTCCACCGACATGATGTATTCCAACGACCTCAACTTCGATGGCGTGGCGGCGATCTTCAACCACAGCCTCAACAGCGAATGGGGCCTGTTCGGGACCCTGGGCGCGTTCCCGGTCGAATACACCTCCGACACCGCCAGCAGCAATGGGATCGACAAGGAAGACAGCCAGACCAAATGGCTGTTTGGCGGGCAGATCGGCGCAGACTGGAAGATCAACCGCAGCAACCGCCTCAAGCTCGCCGCCGCTTATTACCAGTTCCAGGACATCGAAGGCGAGCGCTCCAGCCCGTGCTCCACATGGCAGGGGGCGGCGGGCTGCGACACCGACGGCACGCGTGTGGCGTTTATGCAAAAAGGCAACACGGTATTCAACCTGCGCAACAACACCACCAACCCGACGGACCCGGCCAAAACGCCGGACCCGCAGTTCGTCGGCCTGGCGTCGAAGTTCGATGTGCTGGACCTCAACCTGGTATGGGACAGCGAACTGCCGAGCGACTTCAAGCTGCGCACCCAGGGCAACTTCATCCACAACCTGGCCTACGACAAGGGCGAAATGCTCAAGCGCAGCGAAGGCGAGATCGTCAACAACATCAACGGCAACGGCCAGTTTGAAAGTGGCGGCAATGCCTTGATGGTCTCGTTCACCCTTGGCAGTGCGTTGGAAATGCGCACGCGCGGCGACTGGAACGTGCTGGCCGGCTACAAGTACATCCAGCCCGACGCCTTGCCCGATGGCTTCAACGATTCCTCGTTTCACTTGGGCGGCACCAACGCCAAGGGTTACTTCATCGGCGCCAACTACGGCATCGACAAGAACATCTACGCCAGTGCGCGTTGGTTGAGCGCGTCCGAAGTGTATGGCCAGCCGTTCGAAGTCGATGTGATGCAACTGGAACTCAACACGCGCTTCTGA
- a CDS encoding YbjN domain-containing protein: MSELITSVSVQSLTELLQEAGYRVNQSEQNGIVQLLSASQGIGFAVRFGNPATEQGAYVDFTYSCALRVQGELPEGLAPVWNASRRFARLSVQGEFLLMEMDVVVAGVGATHLRSQLELWDRLLQEFIVYLREYSQHAAQLQAQPAAVAEEASAL, translated from the coding sequence ATGAGCGAATTGATCACCAGCGTCAGCGTCCAGAGCCTTACCGAGCTGTTGCAGGAAGCCGGTTATCGGGTCAACCAGAGCGAACAGAACGGCATCGTGCAGTTGCTCAGCGCCAGCCAGGGCATCGGTTTTGCGGTGCGCTTCGGTAACCCGGCGACGGAGCAGGGCGCGTACGTAGACTTCACCTACAGCTGCGCGCTGCGGGTACAGGGCGAGTTGCCCGAGGGCCTGGCCCCGGTGTGGAATGCCTCGCGCCGCTTTGCACGGTTGTCGGTGCAGGGCGAATTCTTGCTGATGGAAATGGACGTGGTGGTGGCCGGTGTCGGCGCCACGCACTTGCGCAGCCAACTGGAACTGTGGGATCGCCTGCTGCAGGAATTTATCGTTTACCTGCGTGAGTACAGCCAGCACGCGGCGCAGTTGCAGGCCCAGCCTGCGGCGGTCGCTGAAGAGGCCTCGGCACTGTGA
- a CDS encoding peptidylprolyl isomerase, with protein sequence MKKPTLMVGAGALALLVVAVGLSLRPGSDPVAAQQPAPSTSPVPGGPAVARLGNQQIDLPELNSVLASLPAETREQLRGNRGALETWIRSRLAQKAVLEQADAQGWRQRPEVEQQTRAATEQIVFRDYMLSVSQVPADYPSAAELQQAYDSGKAQWVTPPLYRVSQIFLAVSDPQALDAVRRQAQELSRKAQAAPGDFAALATQFSQDPDSAARGGDSGLQPLQQLVPPVREAVARLKVGAVSEAVQSPAGFHVLKLIAQQPARTATLDELRERLTEALRAQRQEQIAKAYLEGMLNTATLSIDGAQLNKVLE encoded by the coding sequence GTGAAGAAGCCAACCCTGATGGTCGGCGCGGGTGCGCTGGCCCTGTTGGTGGTGGCGGTGGGCTTGAGCCTGCGCCCGGGCAGCGACCCGGTGGCGGCGCAACAACCGGCGCCCTCGACCAGCCCCGTACCTGGCGGGCCGGCGGTGGCACGCCTGGGCAACCAGCAGATCGACCTGCCGGAACTCAACAGCGTACTGGCCAGCCTGCCGGCCGAAACCCGCGAGCAACTGCGCGGCAACCGTGGCGCCCTGGAAACCTGGATTCGCTCGCGGCTCGCGCAAAAAGCCGTACTCGAACAGGCCGATGCCCAGGGCTGGCGCCAGCGCCCGGAGGTGGAGCAACAGACCCGCGCGGCGACTGAGCAGATCGTGTTTCGCGATTACATGCTGTCGGTCAGCCAGGTCCCGGCCGATTACCCCAGCGCCGCCGAGTTGCAACAGGCGTATGACAGCGGCAAAGCCCAGTGGGTGACGCCGCCGTTGTACCGGGTGAGCCAGATTTTCCTCGCCGTGAGTGACCCGCAAGCCCTCGACGCGGTACGCCGTCAGGCCCAGGAACTGAGCCGCAAGGCCCAGGCCGCACCGGGGGATTTTGCCGCGCTGGCCACGCAATTCTCCCAGGACCCGGACAGCGCCGCGCGCGGTGGCGATTCCGGTTTGCAGCCGTTGCAGCAACTGGTGCCGCCAGTGCGCGAGGCGGTGGCGCGACTCAAGGTCGGCGCAGTCTCGGAGGCGGTGCAGAGCCCGGCCGGGTTTCACGTGCTCAAGTTGATCGCCCAGCAACCGGCACGCACCGCGACCCTCGACGAACTGCGCGAGCGCCTCACCGAGGCGCTGCGTGCCCAGCGCCAGGAACAGATCGCCAAGGCTTACCTCGAAGGCATGCTCAACACCGCGACCTTGAGTATCGACGGCGCCCAATTGAATAAGGTGCTGGAGTAG
- a CDS encoding LysR family transcriptional regulator, with protein MALLEPSGPQGPAAYRAAVEPRGHWLALAHQIDPEVARYFLVSARCGCFMQAARSLNIKATLLRKRLAQLEEHLRHSLFTYQGNGLVLSRDGLQLQAQLVALAHQRRLPVVEQPLIRLAVAEPILHDILGRDLIALLRRNASVRLEIIAIDSQQSLQAVEVDVVLWLSDTDGPVPGPSFAIEPPRSLARLQYLPHIAKRYSRLTTRPDSVEDLDDYMLVQWQPDAQVDALQPWNQVVQRRLAAVVQVHAYSLMLEMIRCGACIGLLPHYMSSFDRGLVALPGLLADSMQRQVWLAVNVQVRDAEAVRVIVELIVGTFEGRREWFD; from the coding sequence ATGGCATTACTGGAACCGTCCGGCCCTCAGGGGCCCGCAGCCTATCGCGCAGCGGTCGAGCCACGCGGCCATTGGCTGGCGCTGGCGCATCAGATCGACCCGGAGGTGGCGCGCTACTTTCTGGTGAGCGCGCGTTGCGGCTGCTTTATGCAGGCGGCGCGCAGCCTGAACATCAAGGCGACCTTGCTGCGCAAACGCCTGGCGCAACTGGAGGAACACCTGCGGCACTCGCTGTTCACCTACCAGGGTAACGGCTTGGTGCTCAGTCGCGACGGCTTGCAATTGCAGGCGCAACTGGTCGCCCTGGCCCATCAACGACGCCTGCCGGTGGTAGAGCAACCGTTGATTCGCCTGGCGGTGGCCGAACCGATCCTGCACGACATCCTCGGTCGCGACCTGATCGCCTTGCTGCGCCGCAATGCCAGCGTGCGCCTGGAGATCATCGCCATCGACAGCCAACAGTCCCTGCAAGCGGTGGAGGTGGACGTGGTGCTGTGGTTGTCGGACACCGACGGCCCGGTGCCTGGCCCAAGCTTCGCCATCGAACCGCCGCGATCGCTTGCGCGGTTGCAGTATTTGCCGCACATCGCCAAGCGCTATTCGCGCCTGACCACGCGGCCGGACAGCGTCGAGGACCTTGATGACTACATGCTGGTGCAATGGCAGCCCGACGCACAGGTCGACGCCTTGCAGCCGTGGAACCAAGTGGTGCAACGGCGCCTGGCCGCGGTGGTGCAGGTGCATGCCTATTCGCTGATGTTGGAAATGATTCGCTGCGGCGCCTGTATCGGGTTGCTGCCGCACTATATGAGCAGCTTCGACCGTGGCCTGGTGGCTTTGCCGGGGTTGTTGGCCGATAGCATGCAGCGCCAGGTGTGGCTGGCGGTGAACGTGCAGGTGCGCGATGCCGAGGCGGTGCGGGTGATTGTGGAACTGATCGTCGGCACATTCGAGGGGCGGCGGGAGTGGTTTGATTAG
- a CDS encoding histidine phosphatase family protein: protein MQGTRLTLICHAVTPFQKQGRFAADESVVMDWRNASLSLAGRYKKNPRLLCGPEARTRQTAGLFGRDPKVEKALRDGDWGRWAGQDVNAVDRHELMEWLTDNASAPHGGESVDKVCARVGRWMKSLEHHPGHVVAVTHPLVIRAAMLYVMQFPISMFYLIDVEPLSATELRFNDVWRLRLEAHA, encoded by the coding sequence ATGCAGGGCACCCGTTTGACCCTTATCTGCCATGCCGTCACCCCTTTTCAAAAACAGGGGCGTTTTGCCGCTGACGAGTCGGTGGTGATGGATTGGCGCAATGCGAGCTTATCCCTGGCGGGTCGTTATAAGAAAAACCCGCGCTTGCTGTGTGGGCCGGAAGCGCGCACCCGGCAGACCGCAGGTCTGTTCGGTCGCGACCCGAAGGTCGAAAAAGCCCTGCGTGATGGCGACTGGGGGCGTTGGGCGGGGCAGGACGTCAACGCAGTAGATCGCCACGAATTGATGGAGTGGCTGACCGACAACGCCAGCGCGCCCCACGGCGGCGAGTCGGTCGACAAGGTCTGCGCGCGGGTAGGGCGATGGATGAAGTCGCTCGAACACCACCCCGGCCATGTGGTGGCCGTGACCCATCCCTTGGTGATCCGTGCCGCAATGCTGTACGTCATGCAGTTTCCGATCTCGATGTTCTACCTGATCGACGTCGAACCGCTGTCCGCCACCGAGCTGCGCTTCAACGACGTGTGGCGCCTGCGCCTGGAAGCTCACGCCTGA